GCCACTAAAAACTCACCAAAAGTAAGGATGTTATGGATCACTGATTGGGTTGGACATTCCAACGTTTCTTCTAACCTTCCTCTTCTATAGATTCCGATTTTGCTGCCATGACCGCAGAATACATAATGGTAATGAGCTGCCAAAGCCGTGATCTTGGAAGGAGTTTGGGATTGTgacacaaacaacaaatGTAACGTAGCCACATCGTAGATCTGGAAGGAGTGACCCACAGAAGTCACCACATAAAACGTTGAACCTAAAGTTCCTAACGCAAATGGAACATCATTAGATACATTTCCCAAAACTCTGAAGGGACTAAACACCTTGGATTTTCTTACATTGGTTTTCCCATTCCCACTTACTGGCACCGTATCTTGTTCAacctttcttcttttttccACTGGTTCTACCATATTGATATATAAGAAGATGAGATCTATATTCCAATTTTTTTCTCGCACAATTTGTACAAGCAGAGATGCGAGATGAGCTGCAAATAAGAGGTATTACAAGTTGATAAAGCCTTTTTCTACAAGTCATATTTCTTTGCACTCTGAATATAAATGGCTAGAGGTAGCACTATTCAGCCAACTAAGGTACATATATTTGGCACTGGTCCGACTTCTACCCGCCTTCTCTCTACCTCTTCGATTTTCCACCTCTTCTCACCATCTTTGTAAAATGCGACAGTGAAAAAATCACCTTTCATGACTGTGAATACTAAAAGACCTAACGATTCTGAAGTCGATTCTGAGGCTAAAAAAGTTCATATTGATCTCAGGGACAAAGGCTGGGCTGCTATAAAGGCAGAGTTTGTCATAAAGAACGAAGAAGCTGCTGACCTCTATATTAACGATGATGACGCTGAAGGTGGAGACAGAGATCAGGTTCAAGAAACCACcggaaagaagaagaaaaagagagGCCAGAACAAGAACCGTGACTTACGTCAGGAACACGGTGCTATAAGACTTTGTACATCACTAGTGGATCCTGATAACGCTAAGGAATGTCGATTTGGAGCTGAAAACTGCAGAAGCTCGCACAACATCGAAGAATTCCTTGCTAGTAAAGAGCCTGATGTAGAAGGAATATGTCCTGTTTTTGACGCCATTGGGTACTGTCCTGCTGGATTGAAGTGCCGGTGGCTCGGGTCCCATTATGATAAAGAAACCAACAAATTGCTCAAAGATTTGGCTAAGATTGAGGTAAATCAAGAACCACGAGAACTCAATAGGATCACCAACGACGCCAAAATTGCTttgcaaaagaagaagtatgaGTTTAAAACTGCCACAAAGATGATTCTGTATCTTGATTCGCAAGTCAAGAACGAGGCCTAtatgaagaatttggaagaaaagaaagacAACCAAGCAGAATTCGTGGAAGTTCCATTTAGAGTAGCAGAGAAGAAGCGCTTGAACTTTAAAAATGCAAAGATAGTATCTCCATTGACCACTGTTGGTAACTTACCATATCGTCgtttgatgaagacttTAGGGGCAGATGTCACATACGGTGAAATGGCTCTCACGGTTCCATTATTGCAAGGTACAAACGCAGAATGGGCATTGCCAAAAGCTCACAAGTCAGAATACCCTGGCTTTGGAGTGCAGTTCGCTGCTGGTAAACATTGGTCGGCTGCCAAAGCCGCTGAAATCATCTATAGAGAAACTCCCAACGTCTCGGAACTTAACTTGAATTGTGGATGTCCCATTGACTT
The sequence above is drawn from the Yamadazyma tenuis chromosome 3, complete sequence genome and encodes:
- the DUS3 gene encoding tRNA-dihydrouridine synthase 3 (EggNog:ENOG503NUGC; BUSCO:EOG09261ZPW; COG:J): MTVNTKRPNDSEVDSEAKKVHIDLRDKGWAAIKAEFVIKNEEAADLYINDDDAEGGDRDQVQETTGKKKKKRGQNKNRDLRQEHGAIRLCTSLVDPDNAKECRFGAENCRSSHNIEEFLASKEPDVEGICPVFDAIGYCPAGLKCRWLGSHYDKETNKLLKDLAKIEVNQEPRELNRITNDAKIALQKKKYEFKTATKMISYLDSQVKNEAYMKNLEEKKDNQAEFVEVPFRVAEKKRLNFKNAKIVSPLTTVGNLPYRRLMKTLGADVTYGEMALTVPLLQGTNAEWALPKAHKSEYPGFGVQFAAGKHWSAAKAAEIIYRETPNVSELNLNCGCPIDLLYRQGQGSALMEQPSKLMRILKGMNYCSGDIPVTVKIRTGTKDNKNTAKSLVGRLLEENEVAAITLHGRSRQQRYSREADWGYVGEVAQVVQDWNNRKEENKDMSDTQATQFLGNGDVYTFEDWYAATNTPGIDSVMVARGALIKPWIFEEVEAQQYLDKSASERLDILRTYANFAVEHWGTDEYGIGLARRFMCEFLSFYHRYIPVGILERLPPKLNERPPKWKGRNDLETLLGSSDYQDWIKITEMFLGKAGENFHFTPKHKSSSYEQSRD